The following coding sequences are from one Thermocladium sp. ECH_B window:
- a CDS encoding molybdenum cofactor biosynthesis protein MoaA has translation MREGFKELINVDDAVRGALSKIRGLPRIVTVETWRSLHRFLARDVVSSIDVPPFDRSAVDGYAVRSRDTFGASYTNPILLRVVGSVMAGDNPSIEVKPGEAVEVSTGAPLPSGADAVVMYEDSRLRGEFVEVFRPVAPMGNVSRRGEDVAAGEVVLRRGTWIRPWHVAILASMGIQAIEVFDLNIALYSTGNELIDIESMSGAGRGSIINSTRFIVADSLGEEGMGVTYRGILPDNEDEIRRRILSDIDRFDSIILTGGSSVGAPDATIRAIQSLSPEYFVHGTSIRPGRPNSVAVIRGKPVFSLSGFPVAALTGVEALVKPIFLELMGAKREPRPLVKGRLVRRVATPINTRSFIRVRVFRYGSDIYVEPLALTGSGVLSTLTKGNGILIVPENREGFDEGDEVYVELIGPIEEKMKDNITN, from the coding sequence GTGAGGGAGGGATTTAAGGAGTTAATTAATGTGGATGATGCGGTGAGGGGGGCCTTAAGCAAGATAAGGGGCTTGCCCAGGATAGTTACTGTTGAGACTTGGAGGAGCCTACATAGATTCCTTGCACGGGATGTGGTGTCAAGCATTGATGTGCCGCCATTCGATAGATCGGCCGTCGATGGATACGCCGTGAGGAGCAGGGACACTTTCGGAGCCTCCTATACTAATCCAATACTGTTGAGGGTGGTTGGATCGGTAATGGCCGGTGATAATCCATCAATTGAAGTGAAGCCGGGGGAGGCTGTTGAGGTGTCTACGGGGGCGCCCCTGCCCAGCGGGGCCGATGCAGTGGTCATGTATGAGGACTCAAGGTTAAGGGGCGAATTCGTGGAGGTGTTTAGGCCCGTGGCTCCCATGGGTAACGTATCTAGGCGGGGCGAGGACGTGGCCGCTGGGGAAGTTGTCTTAAGGCGAGGCACTTGGATAAGGCCGTGGCACGTGGCCATCCTTGCATCCATGGGGATCCAAGCCATTGAGGTCTTTGATCTAAATATTGCGCTTTACTCCACTGGGAATGAATTGATCGATATAGAGTCAATGAGCGGGGCCGGGAGGGGATCGATAATCAATAGCACTAGGTTCATTGTGGCTGATTCCCTGGGGGAGGAGGGGATGGGGGTCACCTATAGAGGGATACTGCCCGATAACGAAGATGAGATACGGCGACGCATATTAAGCGACATAGATAGGTTTGATTCCATAATATTAACGGGGGGCTCAAGCGTTGGCGCGCCGGATGCAACGATTAGGGCCATTCAATCATTATCGCCGGAGTACTTTGTTCACGGCACATCAATTAGGCCGGGCAGGCCGAATAGCGTGGCCGTAATCAGGGGTAAACCCGTCTTCTCGCTCAGCGGATTCCCAGTTGCCGCATTAACTGGGGTGGAGGCATTGGTCAAGCCCATTTTCCTTGAGTTAATGGGGGCAAAGAGGGAGCCCAGGCCTCTTGTTAAGGGGCGATTAGTAAGGCGAGTGGCAACCCCCATAAATACCAGGTCATTCATAAGAGTTAGGGTATTTAGATATGGAAGCGATATATACGTGGAGCCCTTAGCATTGACTGGAAGCGGTGTTTTATCTACATTGACTAAGGGAAACGGCATATTAATAGTGCCGGAGAACAGGGAGGGGTTTGATGAGGGGGATGAGGTTTATGTGGAATTAATTGGACCAATCGAGGAAAAAATGAAGGATAACATAACTAATTAA